The genomic interval CCCTGGGAAAAGAGATGGTCTGAGTAATGATCTTTAATCGACGGCTTTCCTTCGAGCAAGATCTCATAGTCAATGACCGAACCCACTAGGACCCCTGGCATGGAGAAGGTCAGCTGTTTGTAATCGCTGTATTCGGGATACCAACTGTATGGGGTTACAATCTTGATGGCATTCTCTTTCAAGGGTATTGTTTCTCCATCAGGGGTTGTGGTCTTTGCGTGGAGGATTTTCACCTTTTGCATGCGGGAGTTAAACCCGAAGCGAATATCGCCATACCTCTTGCCCCGTTCTGCAAGGACCTTTATTACCTTGTGGTACGTGGCTTTGTAGCTTGCATCTGGAAAGACCTCGATGATGTCCTGATCAAATATGACGAGAGCAGGGGCGTCAGGATATGCATCAGCCGGCGGCGCAGTGCGAATGAGCTGGCTTATCTCATCATCGGTGGGCCCTTTATGCCTTAGAAGAGGGAGGGTGCAACTACTTATAAAGAAGAGTGATGCCAGAACTACGATCGATAATACTTGAACCCCCTTTTTCATATCTTCACCTCCTTTTATTAGCTGATTTCCCTAAGCTAAGTTCATTCTAACGCAAATACTTCTCCTTTTTGTATCTAGCAAAATTTGTGCCATGATCATGGTTTTAAAAGCCCTTCTCATCTTTTGTTTTAAATGAATGCGAGAATAAATCCAATTCTTATTCTTTTTCTTACTCAAGCTCTTTTAGCTTCCTGAGGGCTGCTTTTGTGACGAGGTGTTTGAGTCTTTCAAGGCTCTCGCGAGGGAGTGGTTCATCAACTTCGACTACTGTGATCTTGGGTGGTTTTTTCCATTTGACCCGTCTTTTTTCAGGAACGTCGCTAGGGTGTTCATAAACAGGCTTTTTCTTAACTGGAGGATGGATATGGATAAAGTGGCTTGGATACCAATTCCGCAATCTCCTCTCAGAATATTTACGGATGTCCTTTGGGTCATCCAACTAGGTTTCTATATTTATCAGTGAAACCACTTTGTTGGGGGTTTCAGGGGGTGACTTCAAATCAACTCCTCCAACCCCCTCTCTTTGATAAGCTCCACAACCCGACAGACGTCCTGGGAAGAACCTTGGTGGCAGATAAGGAGGGCATCGGAGGTGTCTACGATGATGATATCCTCCAGGCCTATGCACCCGATCAGTCGCTCTGATCGCGACTGGACAAAGGTGTTCTTGCAGTCGAGGACGATAGCATTGCCATCGACGAGGTTCCCCTCTTTGTTCCGCTCGTGGCTCCTCAGTTCAAAGATGGCCTGCCAGCTCCCTACATCACTCCAGGGGAAACGCCCGGGGATGACAAATACCTCAGAGGTGGCCCTCTCCATGACTCCATAGTCGATGGATATAGGGGTGATCTTTTGGTACACCTCCCTCAACTTCTCCCCAAAGCCCTCTTTTCCCAAAGAGTCCCGCAGATACATCAGCCCCTCATATAGTTCGGGAAGGCAGCGCCTGATCTCCTCCATCATGGTCTGGGCCTGAAAGACGAAGATCCCTGCGTTCCAATAATATCCCCCCTCTGACAAAAGTTGCGTCGCCATGCCCAGGGAGGGTTTCTCCACAAAGGCCTCCACTCGGAACGCCTCCGCCTCTCCTGAGAGGGATTTCCCCGCTTTGATGTAACCGTAACCGGTCTCAGGCCTGGTAGGAACGATACCGATAGTGGCAATACCCCCCTTTGTTACCAAGGCAACAGCACGGCGGGTTGTATCTTGAAAGGCCTCCACATTTCCAATGTAATGATCCGCCGGTAGGACTATCACAGGGCCATCTCCATAGTCCTTTAGGATATGAATGAGCCCGAGACCTATGCAAGGAGCCGTATTTCTGGCCAGTGGCTCCGTGACGATCTTGACCTCCCTCCCTTTGAAGACCTCTTCGGTCAGCGCTCTATGAATCTCGCTGACGATGATATAAATATTCCGTTGTTCAACAAGAGGAGCAACCCTCAGAAAGGTTTCCTCAACGAGGGAACGAGGCCCGAAAATTTTGAGGAACTGCTTGGGGCATCGTAACCTGCTCATCGGCCAAAAGCGGGTTCCTGCTCCTCCGGCCATGATGATAACGTTCATCTTTTTTTCTCCTAAACTTTTCTGAACATTTTTGACGTTTGATGGATCGAGAAGAGGCCTTATCCAACCCTCCCATAGTCATCATCCAGACGGATGATATCATCCTCCTGCAGATATTGCCCCCATTGCACCTCAATAAAAATGAGGGGTTTCATTCCTGTATTCTCTATGCGGTGGGCAGCCTCCACAGGTATTTCCACCCCATCCCACTCCTTGACAAGGATCTCTTGTCCGTCCAGGGTTACCTTCCCTTGCCCTTGAACGATCCTCCAGTGCTCCTGGCGTTTAAAGTGTTTCTGATAACTTAACCGCTTTCCAGGATAGACCTCTATGCGCTTTACCTTGTAGTTTTTCCCCTCGTCCAAGACCATCCACCTTCCCCAGGGAGGACTCCCCTGTTCAGTCTTCTTCATTCTTTTTTTAACCCCCTTCGGTACATCTACTTACGCGACAAAACCTTGCCTCTGTCGGCATTACCTATTATTAAAAGTGCTGAATGGACTCTGCCTGAGACTATTAGGAACCAATTAAGAGTTT from Deltaproteobacteria bacterium carries:
- a CDS encoding DUF3857 domain-containing protein → MKKGVQVLSIVVLASLFFISSCTLPLLRHKGPTDDEISQLIRTAPPADAYPDAPALVIFDQDIIEVFPDASYKATYHKVIKVLAERGKRYGDIRFGFNSRMQKVKILHAKTTTPDGETIPLKENAIKIVTPYSWYPEYSDYKQLTFSMPGVLVGSVIDYEILLEGKPSIKDHYSDHLFSQGRSPILLSRHKVILPKDKELKYLALHAPKGIDPSPLISYEADKKVYLWEFRDIPQILDEG
- a CDS encoding mannose-1-phosphate guanylyltransferase produces the protein MNVIIMAGGAGTRFWPMSRLRCPKQFLKIFGPRSLVEETFLRVAPLVEQRNIYIIVSEIHRALTEEVFKGREVKIVTEPLARNTAPCIGLGLIHILKDYGDGPVIVLPADHYIGNVEAFQDTTRRAVALVTKGGIATIGIVPTRPETGYGYIKAGKSLSGEAEAFRVEAFVEKPSLGMATQLLSEGGYYWNAGIFVFQAQTMMEEIRRCLPELYEGLMYLRDSLGKEGFGEKLREVYQKITPISIDYGVMERATSEVFVIPGRFPWSDVGSWQAIFELRSHERNKEGNLVDGNAIVLDCKNTFVQSRSERLIGCIGLEDIIIVDTSDALLICHQGSSQDVCRVVELIKERGLEELI
- a CDS encoding phosphomannose isomerase type II C-terminal cupin domain translates to MKKTEQGSPPWGRWMVLDEGKNYKVKRIEVYPGKRLSYQKHFKRQEHWRIVQGQGKVTLDGQEILVKEWDGVEIPVEAAHRIENTGMKPLIFIEVQWGQYLQEDDIIRLDDDYGRVG